The following proteins come from a genomic window of Lolium rigidum isolate FL_2022 chromosome 5, APGP_CSIRO_Lrig_0.1, whole genome shotgun sequence:
- the LOC124656616 gene encoding uncharacterized protein LOC124656616 codes for MPSDAAFPPPASVSKNSGRKMHKMLKSAFKRADSPGLSAASGDEPELSPSASVGSSASSGSRASSGKRVGRGSRSDDVGDRSSRESFELDGSKNEKMVALAALRDAKIASAYEPFPWDRKMRELLPVPDSSRFLSLLLLPKATDGTHTRYSSLDDTLARADAWLASSRSSGVPVQLASVQTEALLTKISGETAVSTVNTLSDLANMSNVSLYGFEDYHGVDIGLVRAVRLWYAPSGAGGETAVEIALRQGDTRLGFAISRTEEGFIYVSSVADESTPGVASTRSGLLELHRAARRAGKLLVVSRVGGEKVLPWLVSTAGDVRCFDTVSLSQKLSLHRHALRPITLHFLAWDDGVLPPPQQPPRSPVLMMSPPSAESDAEELDGDCDGPGIEAGGRGGPKGSSFRFQNIGLPDSWM; via the exons ATGCCGAGCGACGCCGCCTTCCCGCCGCCGGCTTCAGTTTCCAAGAACAGCggccgcaagatgcacaagatgcTCAAGTCGGCCTTCAAGCGTGCCGACTCCCCGGGTCTGAGCGCCGCCTCAGGGGACGAGCCGGAGCTCAGCCCGTCGGCGTCAGTGGGATCGAGCGCCTCGAGCGGTAGCCGAGCGTCGTCGGGAAAGCGTGTCGGCCGGGGGTCGCGGAGCGACGACGTCGGCGACCGGTCCAGCCGCGAGAGCTTCGAGCTCGACG GTTCCAAGAACGAGAAGATGGTGGCTCTGGCGGCGCTGCGGGACGCCAAGATCGCGTCGGCGTACGAACCATTCCCGTGGGACAGGAAAATGAGGGAGCTGCTGCCGGTGCCAGACTCGAGCCGCTTCCTGTCGCTGCTGCTACTCCCCAAGGCCACGGACGGCACCCACACCCGCTACAGCTCCCTGGACGACACCCTCGCCCGCGCCGACGCCTGGCTCGCCTCCTCCCGCAGCTCCGGCGTCCCCGTCCAGCTTGCAAGCGTCCAGACCGAGGCGTTGCTCACCAAGATCTCCGGCGAGACGGCCGTCTCCACGGTGAACACCCTCTCCGACCTGGCCAACATGTCCAACGTCAGCCTCTACGGGTTCGAGGACTACCACGGCGTGGACATTGGCCTGGTGCGCGCGGTGCGGCTCTGGTACGCGCCGTCGGGCGCCGGCGGCGAGACCGCGGTGGAGATCGCGCTGCGGCAGGGGGACACCAGGCTCGGCTTCGCCATCAGCCGCACCGAGGAAGGGTTCATCTACGTGTCGTCCGTGGCGGACGAGAGCACGCCGGGCGTGGCGTCCACGCGGTCGGGCCTGCTCGAGCTGCACCGAGCGGCGCGCCGGGCTGGAAAGCTGCTGGTGGTGTCGCGCGTTGGCGGGGAGAAGGTGCTTCCCTGGCTGGTCTCCACCGCCGGCGATGTCAGGTGCTTCGACACCGTCTCGCTCAGCCAGAAGCTGTCGCTACACCGCCACGCGCTGCGTCCCATCACGCTCCACTTCCTCGCCTGGGACGACGGCGTCCTCCCGCCGCCACAGCAGCCGCCGCGGTCGCCGGTACTCATGATGTCGCCGCCGTCCGCGGAAAGTGACGCCGAAGAGCTCGATGGTGACTGCGACGGCCCCGGGATCGAGGCCGGCGGCAGGGGAGGGCCCAAGGGGTCGTCCTTCAGGTTTCAGAACATCGGACTTCCGGATAGCTGGATGTGA